TTTTGTCCCCCATCACCCAATCACTCGCTTCTCTGCCCCAACAGAACTTtcaaaccactttttttttttttttttatgccaaAACAGCACGAATTGTTTGATTTAAGGATCCTATCAGAAAGCCTCATATATCACATAAAATGTATCCTCTTAATTTTGCATCCTCATAGAAGACAAAAAGGGCCTTTTCTGCTGTCTGTCCCACCCATCCTgaggagagaggcaggggaGGTGAtgggggctcctgcagctctctggtaCCTGCCAGGATTTCTCTGAAGCCTGCAGCAGGGTGGACAGGAGCTCCTGTAAAATCACCATCTTCTGCTTGAGCATCAGCTCACGGTGCAGGGCctcctgtgggacagggacacggtcagtggggccagagctggggcacagcccagagcccccagcccagagcccccagcccagagcccccagcccagaactggccctgcctgggctccagGTCTTTGGGGTCTGTTGGCTTTTTTGGCCATGTTAAAACTGGCCTTTTAACACCCCTTCATTTAGCAATATTAATAATTGTAATAAGTATTATTCTTGGTGAAAACCAGCTGTCCCAGTGGGTGCTGAGCACTGTTTGGTACCTACCTTCAGGTAGTTGGAGAGCTGCACCATTTCCTGAAAGGGAAAGGGCAGGTGTTTAATAATAGGATTGTTTCAGTTTATAAATATGGCATGACCTTGCTACaaaaaactaaatatttttaaataaaagtgaatTAACAGCCTATATTTGGGTGGAGAAGGAGATCCTGCAGGGGCCCATTGGGTTagtttttccagagaagtggaAATATTCCCACAGCAGTTTACCTTTCAGGAGTTCCACCACCTGCGCTTTGCTTACCTTGTTTAAAACTGCTATTCCCCAGCTGCAATGACAAACAAAGAGGGTTACTGAGGGAGGGTCTCCAGCTGGACACCCCTCCCCGGCTGTGTCTGCGCAGCCTTCGTGGGGAGCGCTTTGGGCACggccagggagggcagagccgCTCACTCTGTCTGCTGGCTGGAGTCCGTCACTGCCGAGCCGGGCAGGGTCTGTGTCCCTGTGGAGGCAAGGGGACAGCGTGGGGACGATCCCCCCCGGGAGGGGCTCTGGCTGTCCTTCTGCGGTGAGCGTGCCCGTCTGCGTCCCGGCAGGGCCTCCCCGGCCTCGGGCCCCAGGTTTCTCCTGCGGAGGAACTCGGCCTGCCGGGGGCTGGTGGCCGTGCCCCGGCCCGGGGTGACCGTGGCCCTGCAGCAGGTGGCATTGACCCTGCCCCGCAGCCGCTCCCGCGCCTCCTGCCGCCGCTCGCTCCTCTCCTCGTAGCtctctgccctcctgggcaTGCTGGCCCCGTCCcctgggggctgtgccctgtgaaAGAGCCCAGAACGCGGGGCATCAGTGAAATTCAGCCGGTTCTGGGGTTTGTGGGTGTGGGGCAGTGCTTCGGGAGTGCCAGTCACATCCAGGGTACTCCCATGCTGTTTAGTTTGTATAAAATATGCTCTGTAATTCTTCACACTGTCCTGGTGGTAGCTGTGGGGTGCTCAGAGCTCGTTCCTGGTGCTTTCTTTTACTGTAGGGGTCTCCTTCGAATGTGAGCAGCATTTTTGGGGTGGTGCCTGGGTGGGGAAGGTGCCCACAAGCCCCGGCCAGGACACTGCTCCAAAAGTTGAGCATTTTTCAACttattttgctctgttttgTGTGTTCTGCTCAGCCTCCACTCGTCCATCTCTTCCCACCAGGAAAAGCTCACTCCTCTCCCacctgtgctgcctctgctttgcccagcctgtcccagggctgtaAAAGTCTCAGCTCACcaaaaatgcactgaaaagCAGGATAAAGCTTAGAGAAACCCAGCCCATTACTCACCCGGGGCTGAGCAAACCCTGCAGGCTTTCTTGACAAGCCAATGCTCCATTTCATCCTTCTGCTACCCCAAATTACCCTCTGTAATTAAACCTGTCCTCTACCTTTGCTTTCCGAGCTGTTACACCTCTTGCTCcaaggaaaaccaggaaaaaccCTCTGCTTCTTGCTGGTTCACGTTACAGCTCCCCAGTGCAGGTTGTGTAGGCTGAAATTGGGgtgaaaaaggagggaaaaggtgcctggtgctgccctcggcctctgccagccccagaaCTGGCGCTGCGGGTGCCGCACACTTACCTGTGCCAGgctcctgtcctgcccctcgGGTGCCGTGCCCAGGCGGGTGTCTCAGGGCGGGAGCACGCCCCAGCTGCCCTCCTCATGCCCAGCAGCTCatgctgtgctctcctgctcgCTCTGTGCAACAGGAAACGCTGCAGCTGCGGCCGAGCCCCGGTTCCTGTCTGTGCCCGCGGCCTGGCCCAGCGGGGTCGGGCTTATCTCAGGAGCCCCGAGGGTCCAGCCTGGCCCCAAGCAGAACCAGCAGCTCGGTTATCTCCTGGACATCTCCCCGTGCTGCTCTGTGACACTCagggggagctggagctgcccgtGGCGCTCGGGGACGGAGTTCCCCTGAGCGGCTTTGGGGAAGCACAGTAATGCTATTATTGGAAGGCTTCTTGCAGGTTGGAAAGGGGAATAAAACCCGTGTTTTGGCAGCTGAGGAGAGGTCAGGAATGGCAGAAATTCATTAAGGTCTTTAGAGAAGTGAAAGCTGCGTTAATGCAAATCGGGAGGAGGTCGGTTCAGCCAGCTGGGCGCTGATAAGGGCGCCCTGCCCTGATAAGGGCTCCCACGTGGAGAAAGAACACCCAGAACAGCAGAGATCTCAAAGCAACGTTGGATTTATTTCTACAAAGACCGGCATGGAAGGGATGTGTGACAGAAATCTCCAGATTCAGAGACTCTCTCGTGGCTTTGGGAGATCTGTGCTGCCTGGCCCAAAGCCTGGtcctgggccagggctcagctcagctgcctcGGTGGCTCTCCAGGGGAACAGCGTCTGCAGGGTGAGCAGGaacctgctgctgggcagccctTCTCTGAAGTGCTTCCTGGCTGCAAAAAGCCCTTTGCAAGAGCTTATTGCtaaaaaggacatttttgtGCTGCTTCACAGACTCCTGGAgtgccctgccccaggctgccagggcaTCAGCACAGGGATGCCCCAGGGTGTGGAGAGGGCACCAAGCAGCTGGGTTCACAGCCAGACCCGTCCTGTGCAGCTGGGTTCACAGGCAGAGCCTTCCTGAGCAGCTGGGCTCACAGGTAGACCCATCCTGCTTGGCCCCAGGTGTGCCTGTacagccccaggtgtgccaggacAGCCCAAGTGCGCCAGGACAGACCAGGTATGCCAGCCCATCCCCAGGTGCCCTAGCACAgcccaggtgtccctggagtcccagcacagccccaggtgtcccagcacagccccaggtgtcctagcacagccccaggtgtcccagtaCTGCCCAGGTGTCCCCGGagtcccagcacatcccaggtgtcccagcactgcccaggtgtcccagcacatcccaggtgTCCCGGCAcatcccaggtgtcccagcacatccccaggagtcccagcacatccccaggtgtcccagcactgcccaggtgtcccagcactgcccaggtgtcccagcccatccccaggtgtcccagcacatcccaggtgTCCCGGCAcatccccaggtgtcccagcacaccccaggtgtcccagcccatccccaggtGTCCCGGCACATCCCCAGGTGTCCCGGCACATCCCCAGGTGTCCCGGCAcatcccaggtgtcccagcccatccccaggagtcccagcacatccccaggtgtcccagcactgcccaggtgtcccagcactgcccaggtgtcccagcccatccccaggtgtcccagcacatcccaggtgtcccagcactgcccaggtgtCCTGGCAcatccccaggtgtcccagcactgcccaggtgtcccagcactgcccaggtgtcccagcccatccccaggtgtcccagcacatcccaggtgtcccagcactgcccaggtgtcccagcccatccccaggtGTCCCGGCACATCCCCAGGTGTCCCGGGTGTCCCCGAGTCCCAGCACTACGTTCTCCGCACGTTCTCCAGGCGGTAGCTGCTGCGGagcagcccctccagcagctcgGGGGCGAGGCCGTGCAGGAGCAGCGCGGTGCCGACGGCCGGCCCGGGGTAGCGCAGCTCCCGGCGGCGCAGGGCCCCGGCCCGGATGATCTCCAGGGCGCACTCCTCCTTGGGGGCCGGCGTGTCGGGGATGACGTGGGACACGGCCTGTACGGCGCTCTCTGCAACGGGACGGGGACGGCTCGGGGGGACGCAGCGGCATCGGCTTCGGGGGGTCCGGGGCACCCCACACCCACAGAGCCAAACCCGCAGACTCTGGGATCAGACTGCTTAACGAGGCTCAGAACAGTGACAATGACAATTATAAAtgtccttcccctccctttGCTTTCCACCCCTGAGTTCACTGAGCCTGGCAGAGTCCAAGGCCTCAGGGCTCACTTTTGGAAGGGTTGGGGTCCtgttcccacagctgcagaggcGGGGAAGGCTCCAGCAGCCGTGGCAGAGCAGACTGGCaccagggacaggggctgggctcGGCTGGAATGGGCTGGAAAGGGTTCCTGGCGGGGCTGAGCTCACCTGTGTTGATGTAGCCCAGGATGCAGAGCGTGATGGAAACGTTGATCTTGTCTATGATGAGCTCCTGCCTCAAGGAGCTGAAAAATCCGTCTAGGGCAAACTTGGTTGCCGAATAGGGAGCAGTAAAAGGGCCAGCAATTTTACCTGGAGCAGAGACACAGGGCAGGTGTTCAGGTGCTGGGCAGGCACCAGGCTGCACAGCTTCCCTTCCTCTTGCCCTGCCAGTAGCTCCAGTGCTGGGATTTAGGGTGTTGGGATAAATTGAGAGATAAAGCACACTCAGGAATGTTCAAATTGCGACATATGGCACAAAGGGCCTTCCAGAGCAGCTTTTGCATCCCTGCAGAGATGCCCAGGTACTGCCAATGTGCGTTCAGTGTGAAATCACCTGCACTGCAGCATGGGAAGGTGATCAGAGGGTGCCAAGAGCCTGACAGGACAGGAGATAAATTTCCCAGAGGATTTGAGTTGTGCAGAGTTAATCACGTGCTGCCCctgggtgccagccctgcctgtggtCCCTCCTGTGCCTtttggagcagctcagcagggaccgtggcaggagaggaagggctgtggcaggagctcACCTGCTATGGATGAGACCACCACGATGCTGCCCTCGCTCTCCctcagcaggggcagggcagccgTGGCCAGCGCCACGTAGCTCACAAAGTTGGTCTCCATGAGGCTGCGGACGTGCTCCACGTCCCCGCTGAAGAAGGTGAAGCCGCTCTGGCCGATGTGGTTGAGGATGAGCATGTCCAGGCCccctgtgggcagagcagccGTGCCACCAGCCACGGAGCCGGCAcctccaggggctgggctgcacggggctgagcagggagcaccTACCCCAGGTGTTCTCAGCCTCCCTGAGCACCTCCTcgggcaggctggggctggccatGGAGCCGCTGATGTAGCGGGCGGAGGCAGCGCCGAGCTCCAGGCACCGCTCCACAacctggggagggaaggggctctgagggacTCACCTGCATGGAACCCCAGCCCGGGCTGCTGCGGTGCTGGGCCcggcagggctgctgctggggtaGCCCTGGGATGAGTCTGCAGGGTACCAGGTGTGCCCAGGGTGGATGTGCAGGTACCAGGTGTGCCcgtgtgcccaggctggggtgaATATCACATCCAGCCCAGCACGCCCCCCTTGCCATTTACTTTCTGCAGCTTGGCCTCTGTGCGTGCCGTGAGCAGCAGGTGTGCCTCCATCCGTGCCAGGTGATATGCCATCTGCTCCCCGATGCCGCTGCTGGCTCCCGTCACGATCACCCGCTTCCCCCGGAGCATCTCTGCCGAGGAGggtgcagagctcagtgctgggacagccctggcacagccccggcacagccccggcacagccctggcacagtcctggcacagccctggcacagccccggcACAGCCCCGGCACAGCCCCGGCACAGTCCTGGCAcagtcctggcacagccccggcacagccccggcacagccccggcacagccctggcacagccctggcacagtcctggcacagccccggcACAGTCCTGGCAcagtcctggcacagccctcgctgcccctctgctcctccctgtccctgcgGCTCCCCCGTGCCCCTGCCAGCCCGGTCAGACCCTGCTGCAGTCTGACCCCAATCCCAGCGGGGTGGGGAGGCCTGAGCTCTGcacccctgcccagggagcagggagagctggccAATAAAGGATTGAATGTTTAAAGGGAAAAGTGCTTGTTTCCCGGATAAGTCATTGACAGGGGTCAGGCACTGTCCCATCAGAGCCGGTGTAGCCCTGTGAGTTTCCCCATGCCCTGACCCCTTGCCTGGGGCAGCCTGACCTCccctcagccctccctggctgtgccagccccgtCCAGATCCCTCTGGTGGTGCTTGTGGAGCCACCAGGTCCCTGCTGGTCCCTGCTTCTCCCTGCTTCTCCCTGCTGGTCCCTGCTTGTCCCTGCTGGTCCCTGCTGGTCCCTGCTGGTCCCTGCTTCTCCCTGCTTCTCCCTGCTTCTCCCTGCTTCTCCCTGCTGGTCCCTGCTGGTCCCTGCTTCTCCCGGGACTCACCTTCATTGAAGTTCTCAGGTGctgagtaaaaataaaaggccagtgctgctcccagcaaagGGATGAGAATCTTGAGCAGCAAgcccatccctctgcagaggaaaggCAGGAACCAGACGAGCCCCACGGGGAGGTGAAGGTGGCTGGAGCTCGCGAATGGGGCTGGGCAGTTTTGAGCTGGCTCTTATCTCACACAAGTTTACTGATGGACCTTTTCTTTGCCCTGCCTGTGATTTAGCAAACATTAACCTAATGAAGCGTGTGGCTTTGGACTTTAGGCTGTCCCTTTGCACCCTGGGCCTGCCAGGAGTGCCAGGTGTGCTTTTGGACAGAAGGGAAGGCACTGAGCAGTGGTctgggggctgcccaggggctgggacagcagtgtcccctcGGAGCAGACATCCCTGGCACCATGGACATCCCTTTCTCCACCTCTAAACCAGGAGCagccctttcctttccttcccttccctccctcgcTGGCTGCCTGAGGATTCACTGAGCTCCTGTACACGTCCACAGCCAGacctggggagagcagggcgCAGGTTCCATTTCCCATCCACTGCTGATGATCCTGGGTTATCCTCTGGGATATCACCATGGGGGCAACACTGTCATTTTGCTGGGTGGCTCTTACCCCTAAAATATATCCCTGTGGAGGAATCCATGGGCTGCAAAAGGCAGTAAAGGAGCCAAGTGGATGAATAGGAAAGATCTCCAGCTTTGCCAGGGTGGTGATTCTGCTCAGTGCCTGCTGGGCAGGTGGCAAATGGCTTTGACGGTGATTTTCTGGAAATTTAAAGCGCAGAACCCACTCGGTGTGTGCTGGTTTGTATGGGTAAGGAGAAATTAGGAgtgaattgttccctgtgatggtggcaggccctggcacaggtgcccagagcagcagtgcccgcccttggatccctggcagtgcccatgagcagctgggaaaggccaTAAATCCCCGCCAGCACATGCAGCGCTGTCCGGCTAATACACTTTATTTAATAATTAGCTCAATAATTAGCGTTccgcggccgggcggggccaGCAGGGCACGGAGGAGCCTCCAATGCGGGTCCCGCTCCGTCCCTGCGGGTGCCGCCAGCGCATCGCGAaccgggcgggggcggcggcggccgggaaCGGAGGAACGGGGCCGGCCGGGACCCTGCCGTGACAGGGGACCCTCCCGGGGGCCGGGACCCTCCCAGGGCCGGGACTCTGCCGGGGGCTGGGGACCCTCCCGGTGACCGGGACCGTCCTGGTGACAGGGGACCCTCCCGGGGTACGGGACCGTCCCGGGTGGAGACCCTCCGGTGACCGGGACCCTGCGGTGACAGGGGACCCTCCGGTGACCGGGACCCTGCGGTGACAGGGGACCCTCCGGGGGTCCCGGGCCGGGGCTCAgtgcggcgggcggggggcggcgggcgcggcgggcaGGCGGTAGCGGCTCCGCACCAGGTAATCGAGCAGCTCTGCGGCGCAGTcccgcagcagcagcggcagccgCGTGGAGCTGTAGCGGTAGTAGAGCTCCCTCCGGCGCAGCGCCGCGCCCTTGAGGATCTCCAGCGCGCACTCGTCCCGCGGCGCCGGCcgctcctgcagcacctccgCGGCAGCGCGCACCGCGCGGTCTGCGCGCCCCCGCGTCAGCGCCGGGGATGGGGGACAGTGGGGATGCCCGGGGATGGGGGGGAGAACGGGGACCCCCGGGGATGGGGGACAGTGGGGATCCCCAGGGGATGGGGGGGAGAACGGGGACCCCCGGGGATGAGGGGGAGAACGGGGACCCCCGGGGATGGGGGACAGCGGGGATCCCCAGGGGATGGGGGGGAGAACGGGGATCCCCGGGGATGGGGGACAGTGGGGATGCCCGGGGATGGGGGGGAGTGGAATCCCCGGGGGATGCAGAGAGAGTAGGGACCCCCGGGGATGGGGGAGAGTAGGGACCCCCGGGGATGGGGGAGAGTAGGGACCCCCGGGGATGGGGGAGAGTAGGGACCCCCGGGGATGGGGGAGAGTGGGGATCTCTGGGGTATTGGGGGAGAGTGGGGATCTCTGGGGAATATGGGCAGAACGAGGACTCCCAGGGGATGCGGGAGAGTGGAAACCCCGGGCATGAGGGAGAGTGGGGACCCCCGGGGATGAAGGCACCCGAAGGGgtgttgggctgtgccagcctgtaAGCAGTGCCCAGATTTACGTGGCACAGGGAAGTAAAAGGCTTTTGAGGCTGTTTTTGGGGGCAGACGGGTGGGAACCCCCTGCAGCCGGGGGGACAGGCTGaggggcaggagaaggagccgGGGTGGGgatgcccagccctgggcagggctggcacagctctgctctcacctgTATCGATGAAGCCGAGGATGCAGAGCGTGATGGAGACATTTATGTTCTGAATGGTGAACTCCTGCCTCAGGGAGCTGAAAAATCCATCCAGGGCAAACTTAGTCGCAGAGTAGGGGACGGTAAAGGGGAACCCGACTTtacctgggcacagagggaagttCTGTGTTAGCACAcgaggctgctctgcctgagctgctcttctgcCCTCCCTCAGTGAGGATTTCACCAGGGAAGTGCCATCCTGCCACCTGAACAGCAGCCTTACAAATATTCCTGCTGGCTTCCAGCTCTTAAGGCCAAAGCTGTGGCTCACATCTCTGCTCAGGACACGGGCAGCCCACAGCAACCACAAAACCCTCAGAGAGGAGAGATGGAGCAAAGCTGGAACTTATCCCTGGCCTGAGCTGCTCACCAGAGCCCTGACCAATGCAGCACTGTGGGGTTTAATTGGTCAAAAACCAAAATGGGGAGATTGGGTTGAGCAGAAAACAAATTCCATCAAGAGAACTCCAAACCCATCTGGATTTGGGTGTTGGGGctggttttggtggggttttagTGTTAAGCAGTTATGGCTCCTGGAGGGCgcctggtgtccctgtgtgctgctctggcacTCAGCCCAGGTGCATTTTGGGCAGTCCCATGTCCCCAGCCTGGTGGCACTGCCCGCTCACCTGCCATGGATGAAACCACCACGATGCTGCCCTCGCTCTCCTTCAGCATGGGCAGGGCTGACGTGGCCATGGCCACGTAGCTGAGGAAGTTGATTTCCAGCAGCTTCCGGACGTGCTCAACGTCCCCATCGAAAAAGCCAAAGTAGGATGCACCAACGTGGTTCAGAATGAGCATGTCAAGGCCTCCTGCCAGCAGAAAAACAGGCATTAGTGCTGGGGGAGAGGGCtgcaagcagcaaaacaacattTCCTGGGAGCAGAATAAGTGCAATCCAAGGAAATCAGGTTTTTGGGTcagagctgtggcctgttaTCTCCAGAGCAGGGATACAGCCTGGATGGTGGCTGCcaggaaatattttgttgtgATATATTTTGTTAGTTCGAAACACAAATGCCACAGCCCAAGGGAAATCACCCTGAGCTGTcagtgggacaggagggagaggagaggggagctCCCTATAGAGCTGGAGCATTTCTGAGCTGTGACCCTCGGCTGCAATGGCCAGAGCTATGGATCCCCCAGACCCCGGCACTGGGCTGATGAAAtccagggctgtggcactgcagcagggTGCCAGGAGGCCACAGGGCTGCAATCAGAGGTGCAGGGTCAGTGTgagaggcagcagtgcagagaggagcagggtcagtgtgagaggcagcagtgcagaggtGCAGGGTCAGTGTgagaggcagcagtgcagagaggagcagggtcagtgtgagaggcagcagtgcagaggagcagggtcagtgtgagaggcagcagtgcagaggtGCAGGGTCAGTGTgagaggcagcagtgcagaggtGCAGGGTCAGTGTgagaggcagcagtgcagagaggagcagggtcagtgtgagaggcagcagtgcagagaggagcagggtcagtgtgagaggcagcagtgcagagaggagcagggtcagtgtgagaggcagcagtgcagagaggagcagggtcagtgtgagaggcagcagtgcagaggtGCAGGGTCAGTGTgagaggcagcagtgcaggtAGAAGTGGGGCTGCAAGGGGCAGAGTTAGGCGAGGTTTTTCCCGTCTCTGCCTTATTGCCCGTGGCAAACAGCAGGGCCAGGGTGCTGGCAGTTTGCAGAGCGGGCTCAGACGTACCCAGCGCTGCCTGTGCCTCCCTCACCACGCGCTGGGCGAAGGCCGTGTCCTCCATGGAGCCGCTGACGAAGCGCGCCGAGGCTGcgcccagctccaggcagcgCCGCACCACCTgccaggccaggagcagggctcagcacctgCCTGCCTCATCTGgaaccccatccctgctctggggacctCATCCTGACCTGGagaccccatccctgctctgggagccccatccctgctctgggagccccatccctgccctgggaaccccatccctgcctggggacccctccctgctctgggagccccatccctgcctgggaaccccatccctgctctggggaccccatccctgtcctgggaaccccatccctgcctggggaccccatccctgcctggggacccctccctgctctgggagccccatccctgctctgggagccccatccctgcctgggaaccccatccctgcctggggaccccatccctgcctggggacccctccctgccccggAGCCCGCTGGCTCTCAGGTGTGGGTGTCGGAGCTCCCTGTGATGTGTCCCCACCTAAAACCAGTGGTTTGGGCTTTTGGGAGTGTGTTTGGAGCTTTGTGAACTTCAAAGGGAGCCTGGAAAATGATTCCTTGGTGAGCGCGTTACCCGAGGCAGTCTGGCTGgaaatgcaggagcagcagcaggggcaggggcaggagcctGCTGTGGAACGAGGGTGTGTGGGGATGTGTGTGCAGCTCAGACACTGCGGTGTGGAGCGTGGGGAGATCTGTGTGCAGGAGGGACTGCCAGGTGTGCAGGAGGGAATGCcagttgtgtgtgtgtgtgcaggagggAATGCCAGGTGtgcaggagctcccagagcacaggggtgTGTCACCATGACCTGTGACTATCACCATTGTCCATGTGTgacctgtgcccaggtgtgaccTGTGCTGTCCCCGTGCCCACGTGTGACCCGTGCCATGGCTGTTCCCATGGCCATGCTgggagctcccagccccatgTCTGGGTGAGCCCTGCCGTGGTCCCCAGCCGTGCCCATTTACActctgcagcctgggctctgtgcGTGCCGTGAGCAGGACGTGGGCGCCCATCCGTGCCAGGTGATATGCCATCTGCTCCCCGATGCCCGTGCTGGCTCCCGTCACGATCACCCGCTTGCCCCGGAGCATCTCTGTgacacaggcacagccctgcagtcaGCCTTGTGCTATTAGAGAAACCTCAAAACTGAGAAATAACAAACCCCTGCGTGCCCTCCAGATCAGCAGGTAATTGGAAGGTAAATGAGTGCAGAGCATCCAGCACTCCCATCCCATGGAAAGGGCTCTCCCAtcccatggaaaaagctgtggagctgctgcagccccccgAGGaatgcagggacacagggacagctctggacTCTTCCAGCAGGTTTTTCCAcaaaccaggacaaaatttATCAAAGCCCCAACTATTCTGTAACAAAAGCAACCCACTGAGTGTGTGCTCCAAACTTCAGCACTTACAAACCCCGTTTATAAACTCTTTTCCTGCGCTCAGGAAAATGGAGCACCCAGTGCCCTCTCCCCCTGCCTCACCTGCTCCCCCAGGAGGTTTTTCTGCACAGTCCCTGCTCAGTTTGGTTTAAATCTTTGTTAAAGCCCCTTTCAGTATCCACCAGCCCACAGAGGCTCGGCCTTGCTCTGAGCTCTGACCGGTTTCCGTGCAAAACACCCAAATGTGGCTTTTTGTCGTTCTTTCCTTAAAGCCAGAGTCCCTTTGGATACTCACCCGGTTTGAAGGTGTCCCTCGCAGAATAGAACCAGAAGGCCAAAACCAGTCCCAGGAAGGGAATGAGAATCTTTTGCAACCGACCCATCCCACCGTGGAGccaggaaatgcagcaggagagagaaggaaggaacaaaaacccctgtgcagagctgctcctgagggAAGCAGCGCTGTGACCCTTTAAAAACCCATCAGCCGAGGAGCTGCGGCTTCCAAAGGCCTGGAAAACCACGGCTGGGGGGATGGAGAAGCCAAGCCAAgctttgctgtgctccctgcagctcgGCCTGGCCAGCGGCGCTGTTTGGGTCCTGCCCGGCTCTTTTCATATTTCCTGTCCTAcattaaaatgcagaattttgcaCAACACCCTGGAAGAGGTGTGTCTTTGCCGAGCAGCATCAAGTTTCACTTGGAGAGCATCAGAGGGAGCCCGGTGCAGGTGGTTCAGCGTCGTCCCTCGTTCCTGCAGGCCCTGGGCACGGACGGGGCACGGGGACAGCCCCAGATGGTGCTGGGCAccccgggcagggctgctctgtgccccaaggctgctcctgcccccggggctggcaccagggactgggcagctcctgctccccaaacAGCCCCGGGAAAGGCTGATGGAGGGGAAAGGGTTTGTgatcctggctgctgccagccttggaggggcagagcccagagctgtgcccggagcggtgcccagggctgtgcccagaacccagagctgtgcccagagctggggctgcgCTCCCGGGGgatctcctgccctgctgcctgctccgGGCAGGAATTTGTCCTGCCAGACCCCAGCAGAGGGGAGAGGGAGCTtggggagccctgcagggagctcgttccagg
This region of Ammospiza nelsoni isolate bAmmNel1 chromosome 23, bAmmNel1.pri, whole genome shotgun sequence genomic DNA includes:
- the HSD11B1 gene encoding 11-beta-hydroxysteroid dehydrogenase 1 — its product is MGLLLKILIPLLGAALAFYFYSAPENFNEEMLRGKRVIVTGASSGIGEQMAYHLARMEAHLLLTARTEAKLQKVVERCLELGAASARYISGSMASPSLPEEVLREAENTWGGLDMLILNHIGQSGFTFFSGDVEHVRSLMETNFVSYVALATAALPLLRESEGSIVVVSSIAGKIAGPFTAPYSATKFALDGFFSSLRQELIIDKINVSITLCILGYINTESAVQAVSHVIPDTPAPKEECALEIIRAGALRRRELRYPGPAVGTALLLHGLAPELLEGLLRSSYRLENVRRT
- the LOC132083363 gene encoding LOW QUALITY PROTEIN: 11-beta-hydroxysteroid dehydrogenase 1-like (The sequence of the model RefSeq protein was modified relative to this genomic sequence to represent the inferred CDS: inserted 2 bases in 1 codon), with the protein product MKRAGQDPNSAAGQAELQGAQQSLXLGFSIPPAVVFQAFGSRSSSAHGGMGRLQKILIPFLGLVLAFWFYSARDTFKPEMLRGKRVIVTGASTGIGEQMAYHLARMGAHVLLTARTEPRLQSVVRRCLELGAASARFVSGSMEDTAFAQRVVREAQAALGGLDMLILNHVGASYFGFFDGDVEHVRKLLEINFLSYVAMATSALPMLKESEGSIVVVSSMAGKVGFPFTVPYSATKFALDGFFSSLRQEFTIQNINVSITLCILGFIDTDRAVRAAAEVLQERPAPRDECALEILKGAALRRRELYYRYSSTRLPLLLRDCAAELLDYLVRSRYRLPAAPAAPRPPH